The following proteins are encoded in a genomic region of Hippoglossus hippoglossus isolate fHipHip1 chromosome 3, fHipHip1.pri, whole genome shotgun sequence:
- the lingo1b gene encoding leucine-rich repeat and immunoglobulin-like domain-containing nogo receptor-interacting protein 1-B, giving the protein MTVLVSSRMVSGEAGGHSYLMACWQPILILMLGTVLSGSTTGCPSRCDCSGQERSVVCHRRRLATLPEGIPTETKQLDLSKNRLKTLGPEEFINYPQLEELQLNENTISSIEPGAFSNLMNLRTLGLRNNQLKLIQLGVFTGLTNLTQLDISENKIVILLDYMFQELYNLRALEVGDNDLVFISPRSFHGLSNLERLNIEGCNLASVPTDALSHLHNLLSLRLRYLNVTVIRDYSFKRLYRLRELEVSHMPALDSMTPKCLFGLNLTSLSITNCNLTAIPYQAISHLRYLRFLNLSFNPIQTVEGNQLLNLPKLQAFHLAGGRLTAIEPYSFRGLNHLRVLNVSSNSLCTLEESVFHSVGNLETLALYDNPLACDCRLLWVFRRRWRLNFNRQQPTCASPEVVQGKEFKDFPDILPSDYFICQKSKIMDYKVQESHVDEGTTVHFACQAEGDPVPVIMWLSPKKEYITTKTAGSRLSVSNDGTLEVRYAQIQDNGTYLCIASNAAGNDTKAAHLFVHSYSPNWPHQPNKTFAFISNQPSDEGANVTRATVPFPFDVKTLIIATTMGFISFLGVVLFCLVILFLWSRGKDSTKSSIEVEYVPRKEETEEASPTEEPIQFNMKIM; this is encoded by the coding sequence GTAAGTAGTAGGATGGTGTCCGGGGAGGCGGGAGGGCACAGCTACCTGATGGCCTGCTGGCAGCCAATCCTGATCCTGATGCTGGGCACCGTCCTCTCTGGCTCCACCACCGGTTGCCCCTCCCGATGTGACTGCAGTGGTCAGGAGCGTTCGGTTGTGTGCCATCGACGGAGACTGGCAACGCTACCTGAGGGCATCCCCACGGAAACCAAGCAGCTAGACCTCAGCAAGAACCGTCTGAAGACTCTGGGGCCAGAGGAGTTCATTAATTACCCTCAGCTGGAAGAGCTGCAACTTAATGAAAATACAATCTCCTCCATTGAGCCGGGGGCTTTCAGCAACCTCATGAACCTTCGAACTCTAGGTTTGCGCAACAACCAGCTGAAGCTCATTCAGCTGGGCGTGTTCACCGGCCTGACCAACCTCACCCAGCTGGATATTAGTGAGAACAAAATTGTCATTCTGCTCGACTATATGTTCCAGGAGCTGTACAACCTGAGGGCTCTGGAAGTCGGTGACAATGACCTAGTATTCATCTCACCCCGATCATTTCATGGCCTCAGCAACCTTGAAAGGCTCAACATTGAGGGATGCAACCTGGCCTCAGTGCCCACTGATGCCCTGAGCCATCTGCATAACCTGTTGTCACTTCGATTGCGTTATCTGAACGTCACTGTCATAAGGGATTACTCCTTTAAGAGGCTGTATCGGCTCAGGGAGCTGGAGGTTTCGCATATGCCCGCCCTGGATTCCATGACCCCAAAATGCTTGTTTGGACTCAACCTTACGTCACTGTCAATCACAAACTGCAATCTGACCGCCATCCCCTACCAAGCCATCAGTCACCTGAGATATCTTCGGTTTCTGAATTTGTCTTTCAATCCCATTCAAACTGTGGAAGGCAACCAACTGTTAAATCTACCGAAGCTGCAGGCGTTTCATTTGGCTGGTGGAAGATTAACTGCCATTGAGCCCTATTCTTTCCGAGGACTCAACCACCTCCGTGTTCTCAACGTATCCAGCAATAGCTTGTGCACCCTGGAGGAGTCTGTCTTTCACTCAGTGGGAAACCTGGAGACCCTGGCTTTATACGACAACCCACTGGCCTGTGACTGTCGCTTGCTCTGGGTCTTCCGCCGGAGGTGGAGGCTCAACTTCAACAGACAGCAGCCCACGTGTGCTTCACCCGAGGTGGTGCAAGGAAAAGAGTTCAAGGACTTTCCAGACATCCTCCCCTCTGACTATTTCATCTGCCAGAAATCGAAGATCATGGATTATAAAGTTCAAGAAAGCCATGTGGATGAGGGCACCACGGTTCATTTCGCTTGCCAAGCTGAGGGTGACCCGGTCCCTGTGATAATGTGGCTCTCCCCTAAGAAGGAATACATCACTACCAAAACCGCGGGATCAAGACTTTCTGTGTCTAACGATGGCACGTTGGAGGTGCGTTACGCCCAAATCCAGGACAACGGCACCTACTTGTGCATTGCGAGCAACGCAGCGGGCAACGACACCAAAGCTGCTCACCTTTTTGTGCATAGCTACTCCCCCAACTGGCCCCACCAGCCAAACAAGACATTTGCCTTTATTTCCAACCAGCCCAGCGACGAAGGTGCTAATGTGACCCGGGCCACGGTCCCCTTTCCATTTGATGTAAAGACGCTGATCATTGCCACCACCATGGGATTTATCTCTTTCCTCGGAGTGGTCCTCTTCTGTCTTGTAATACTATTTCTCTGGAGCAGAGGGAAAGACAGCACCAAGTCGAGTATAGAGGTCGAGTATGTGCCGCGAAAAGAGGAAACGGAGGAGGCCAGTCCAACTGAGGAGCCCATACAATTCAACATGAAAATCATGTGA